The genomic region AGCATAGAGAAACCAGAAGACATAGCAAAGTTGATGGTAGGTCGGAATGTCCTGTTCTCATTGGACAAGGGCCCGTACAATCCCTGTGAAGTGAAAGTAAACCTGAGCCATGTCACCGTCAACCATGAAGGTGATCCCCGTCCTTTGCTCAACGACATCTCCTTTGAGATAAGAGGCGGAGAAATCTTCGGCATTGCAGGTGTAGCAGGGAACGGACAGCAAGCTCTCTCACAAGTCATCACAGGATTGATGAAAGTCACAAGCGGTACAATTACGCTGAATGGCAAGGACATGACAAACAAGACTCCTCTTCAGGTAATCAAGACAGGAGTAAGCCATATCCCCGCAGACAGAGGTCACATGGGTGTAGTAGGAGACATGAGTGTCGGAGAAAACCTGGCGATGAAAAAATATCGTACCCCGGAGCTTACCCAACACAATGTCGTCCAGAAAGCTTTGCTCAGACGTTTTGCTGATCGTCTGATTGAGACTTTTACAATCAAGACTCCTTCTCAGGCTACGGAAGTCAAGTTCCTCAGCGGAGGCAACATACAGAAGACAATCCTAGCACGCGAGATTGATTCCTGCAGAGGCATTCTCATTGCAGTATATCCCTCAAGGGGACTGGATGTAGGGGCCACCGAATCCGTAAGGGAAAATATCATAGCACAGCGCGACAAAGGATGTGCAGTCCTGTTCGTAAGCGAAGAACTTGACGAACTGCAACAGGTCTGCGACAAAATTGCCGTCATGTTCGAAGGGAAAATCATGGATATCCTTGATGTAGCAGACGCCTCTACTGAACGCCTTGGCCTTCTGATGGCAGGTGTAAAAACCAAAGGAGAAGAAAAGTGAGATTCGTCATTGAAAAACGCAATGTGCGGTCCCGGAAAATGGAACTACTCGTCCCACTTTTCTCCTTACTCGTATCATTCGTACTAGGTGCAATAGTACTTGCACTTTCCAAGGCGCCGCCGCTTGAGACATATAGGGCACTCATTCACGGTGCCTTCGGCTCACGGACAAAACTTCAGTATACGATTGTAAAGGCCCTTCCCTTGCTTATGTGCGGATTGGCAGTCGGTATTGCATTCAGATTGAAATTCTGGAACATCGGTGCCGAAGGCCAGTATGTCATGGGTGTCATCGGTATCACATGGGTAATCCAGTTCTGGAACTTACCCCCCACGCTGATGTTACCTGTCGGTTTGGCCATGTCCATCGTTTTCGGAAGTATCTGGGGAGGTATTCCCGGTGCACTCAAGGCAAACTGGAAGGTCGATGAAACCATAACGACCCTTATGATGAACTATATAGCAATC from Spirochaetia bacterium harbors:
- a CDS encoding ABC transporter ATP-binding protein, whose translation is MENIPVVEMQHITKRFPGVVANEDVNLTLHKGEVLALLGENGAGKSTLMNMLVGLYRPDEGKILVNGKLARIENPNDSMKLGIGMVHQEFMLVDNLTVAENIVLGLRDLPVVPDFERICSELTQLSKKYDLHVEPRRKISSLTVGEQQRVEILKLLYRGANILILDEPTAVLTPQESKELNMIIKKMLSEGKSAIFITHKMAEVKEFSDTVMVLRKGKCVGTKPTSSIEKPEDIAKLMVGRNVLFSLDKGPYNPCEVKVNLSHVTVNHEGDPRPLLNDISFEIRGGEIFGIAGVAGNGQQALSQVITGLMKVTSGTITLNGKDMTNKTPLQVIKTGVSHIPADRGHMGVVGDMSVGENLAMKKYRTPELTQHNVVQKALLRRFADRLIETFTIKTPSQATEVKFLSGGNIQKTILAREIDSCRGILIAVYPSRGLDVGATESVRENIIAQRDKGCAVLFVSEELDELQQVCDKIAVMFEGKIMDILDVADASTERLGLLMAGVKTKGEEK